Proteins from a genomic interval of Marmota flaviventris isolate mMarFla1 chromosome 8, mMarFla1.hap1, whole genome shotgun sequence:
- the Epcip gene encoding exosomal polycystin-1-interacting protein, translated as MNWPMKEKQEHIGPHCTRMAPPSRRCLLLIGALGVFAFDRFTQGQKNSTLIFTKENTIRNCSCSADIRDCDYSLANLMCSCKTVLPFAIERTSYHGHLTIWFTDTTALGRLLNFTLVRDLKLSLCSSNTLPTEYLAICGLERLRINSEAKHPSPEQSLHIHSGGDSNSKEKPVSLHKGWQTCMYISFLDMALFNRDSSLKSYSIENVASIANNFPDFSYFKTFPMSSNKSYVVTVIY; from the coding sequence ATGAATTGGCCCATGAAGGAAAAACAGGAACACATTGGGCCACACTGCACGAGAATGGCACCACCTTCCAGACGCTGCCTCCTTCTGATCGGTGCACTGGGCGTCTTTGCATTTGACCGCTTCACACAAGGTCAAAAGAACAGCACACTAATTTTCACAAAGGAAAACACCATCCGGAACTGCAGCTGCTCTGCAGACATCCGGGACTGTGATTACAGTTTGGCCAACCTGATGTGCAGCTGTAAAACTGTCCTGCCTTTTGCAATAGAGAGAACCAGCTACCACGGCCATCTGACCATCTGGTTCACAGACACAACTGCGCTGGGCCGCCTGTTGAACTTCACACTAGTCCGGGACCTGAAGCTTTCCCTGTGCAGTTCCAACACCCTCCCCACTGAGTACTTGGCTATTTGTGGGCTGGAGAGACTTCGCATCAACTCAGAAGCCAAGCATCCATCCCCAGAGCAGAGTTTACACATCCATAGTGGTGGGGACAGCAACTCCAAAGAGAAGCCAGTGTCATTACACAAGGGCTGGCagacatgtatgtatatatcattcTTAGATATGGCTCTTTTCAACAGAGACTCATCCTTAAAATCATATAGTATCGAAAACGTTGCTAGCATTGCCAACAACTTTCCTGacttttcttactttaaaaccTTCCCAATGTCAAGCAACAAAAGCTATGTGGTCACAGTCATTTACTAA